The Verrucomicrobiota bacterium JB022 genome contains a region encoding:
- a CDS encoding PEP-CTERM sorting domain-containing protein (PEP-CTERM proteins occur, often in large numbers, in the proteomes of bacteria that also encode an exosortase, a predicted intramembrane cysteine proteinase. The presence of a PEP-CTERM domain at a protein's C-terminus predicts cleavage within the sorting domain, followed by covalent anchoring to some some component of the (usually Gram-negative) cell surface. Many PEP-CTERM proteins exhibit an unusual sequence composition that includes large numbers of potential glycosylation sites. Expression of one such protein has been shown restore the ability of a bacterium to form floc, a type of biofilm.) — translation MYKLITTLALLGSTAATVTAVDPAIVLQPLSTTVDVGDTFTVDVFAIYDAQAELGYDAELTSFGFRVASSPLFSFDGFTYASPYEVFPGSLEADEVVGLADLDGGATTVTINLGTLQFTALGMGSGSISLIGDQFDESGLMGLFYIGIGDPSDPLDDQYLVFDANGLGSLTVVPEPTTYALLGGLAALGLASYRRKRS, via the coding sequence ATGTATAAGCTTATCACCACCCTCGCCCTCCTCGGCAGCACGGCCGCCACCGTGACCGCCGTCGACCCGGCCATCGTCCTCCAGCCCCTCAGCACGACCGTCGATGTCGGCGACACCTTCACGGTCGACGTCTTCGCGATCTACGACGCGCAGGCCGAGCTGGGCTACGACGCAGAGCTGACCTCGTTCGGCTTCCGCGTCGCCTCCTCCCCCCTGTTCAGCTTCGACGGCTTCACCTACGCCAGCCCCTACGAAGTGTTCCCGGGCTCGCTCGAAGCCGATGAAGTCGTCGGCCTGGCCGACCTCGACGGCGGCGCCACCACCGTCACGATCAACCTCGGCACCCTGCAGTTTACCGCCCTCGGCATGGGCTCCGGCTCGATCAGCCTCATCGGCGACCAATTCGACGAATCCGGCCTGATGGGCCTGTTCTACATCGGCATCGGCGACCCCAGCGACCCGCTCGACGACCAATACCTCGTCTTCGACGCCAACGGCCTGGGCAGCCTCACGGTGGTACCCGAGCCCACCACCTACGCCCTCCTCGGCGGCCTCGCCGCCCTCGGCCTCGCCTCCTACCGCCGCAAGCGCAGCTAG